From the Lathyrus oleraceus cultivar Zhongwan6 chromosome 4, CAAS_Psat_ZW6_1.0, whole genome shotgun sequence genome, one window contains:
- the LOC127136563 gene encoding uncharacterized mitochondrial protein AtMg00810-like, protein MTQDITTICLYVDDLLVTKNSMENLSKFKELMKRELEILDLRNLSYFLGMEFLITKQGMVLHQRKYVKEILKRFRMNDLNLSSSPIKPNLKLEKHVEEDKDGVTLFKQILGSLRCPQVGELYLGQLLVFCVLIFL, encoded by the exons ATGACACAAGATATAACCACCATCTGCTTATATGTCGATGACTTGCTAGTAACTAAAAATAGCATGGAGAATTTGTCGAAGTTTAAAGAGTTGATGAAGAGGGAACTTGAAATTTTGGATCTTAGAAACTTGTCATATTTCCTAGGCATGGAATTTCTAATTACTAAGCAAGGTATGGTGTTGCATCAAAGGAAGTATGTCAAggaaatactcaagagatttaGGATGAATGATCTGAATCTTTCATCCTCACCTATCAAACCTAATTTGAAACTAGAGAAGCATGTAGAGGAGGACAAGGACGGTGtcactttgttcaaacaaatttTAGGATCTCTGAG GTGTCCTCAGGTTGGAGAGCTCTATCTTGGACAATTGTTGGTTTTTTGTGTACTTATATTTCTATAG